One window of Mediterraneibacter butyricigenes genomic DNA carries:
- the rpsG gene encoding 30S ribosomal protein S7, which translates to MPRKGHTQKRDVLADPIYNNKVVTKLINNIMLDGKKGVAQKIVYGAFERVEAKAEKPAIEVFEEAMNNIMPVLEVKARRIGGATYQVPIEVRADRRQALALRWITLYSRNRGEKTMEERLANEILDAANNTGASVKKKEDMHKMAEANKAFAHYRF; encoded by the coding sequence GTGCCACGTAAAGGACATACTCAGAAAAGAGATGTATTAGCGGATCCGATATACAACAATAAAGTTGTGACCAAACTTATCAACAACATCATGCTGGATGGTAAGAAAGGTGTCGCACAGAAGATTGTATACGGTGCGTTTGAAAGAGTTGAGGCAAAGGCTGAGAAGCCGGCTATCGAAGTGTTCGAAGAAGCAATGAACAACATCATGCCAGTACTGGAAGTAAAGGCAAGACGTATCGGTGGAGCGACTTATCAGGTGCCGATCGAAGTTAGAGCTGACAGAAGACAGGCTCTGGCACTTCGCTGGATCACATTGTATTCTCGTAACAGAGGAGAAAAGACAATGGAAGAAAGACTGGCGAACGAAATTCTGGATGCAGCAAACAACACTGGAGCATCCGTAAAGAAGAAAGAAGACATGCAT